The following coding sequences lie in one Trichocoleus desertorum ATA4-8-CV12 genomic window:
- a CDS encoding transposase, with the protein MRIADEMTGIQALERKAATQSMRPGKRERREFEYIRHGTQTLIASFDVAQGRVVEATVGERRTETDYLNHIQQLIATDPNAVKWHLVMDCLNIHQSASLVRFVAQTEGLEIELGVKGESGIVKSMQTRSEFCATRATKSCSTSPPSIVLGLIRLRCGSAFWCVSCSNEQTLRVKGSSKTRF; encoded by the coding sequence ATGAGAATTGCTGATGAGATGACTGGAATCCAAGCTTTAGAACGGAAAGCTGCCACCCAATCGATGCGACCTGGAAAACGAGAACGACGAGAATTTGAGTATATTCGCCACGGAACACAAACATTGATTGCCAGTTTTGATGTCGCCCAAGGTCGGGTCGTGGAAGCAACGGTGGGTGAGCGGCGGACTGAGACGGATTACCTTAACCATATTCAACAGTTGATTGCTACTGACCCGAATGCAGTTAAATGGCATCTGGTGATGGATTGCTTGAACATTCACCAATCTGCATCATTAGTGCGATTTGTCGCCCAAACAGAAGGACTTGAGATTGAATTGGGCGTCAAAGGGGAATCGGGCATTGTCAAATCGATGCAAACTCGCTCAGAGTTTTGCGCGACCAGAGCCACAAAATCGTGTTCCACTTCACCCCCAAGCATTGTTCTTGGCTTAATCAGATTGAGATGTGGTTCAGCATTTTGGTGCGTAAGTTGCTCAAACGAGCAGACTCTGCGAGTAAAGGGCAGCTCAAAAACCAGATTCTGA